The following proteins come from a genomic window of Melospiza georgiana isolate bMelGeo1 chromosome 3, bMelGeo1.pri, whole genome shotgun sequence:
- the GTF2A1L gene encoding TFIIA-alpha and beta-like factor, with the protein MAHGSPVLWETKVTQSRATEGFFKHSHCSPRFSLQLPHSTHSLLQTSAASYVIQAGRGFQHFTAAKLGPPRVGVTLALPSCVAYPLQMPAGVMLQPAPGQLYKVNVPVVVTQASGDGSLLHCPVQQMFHPLGQASVLQASVTQLSASAAHAAGETLQPQEAALQQAVLFKPGYVEKQHLENSAPLVQQPSVSLQEYEINAVLNQCSESTEKFQHDNLHTAVFTPECSEGLFIDESLASSSSSVLLDVEGQLDMEHPELLQQQVSDDIIDLIIAGESLDGNAFLKGQGSMASSDKTESDLPLEKDLCGDIEGISQLDGTGDVSSKEQIPHTKDKEENEFIGFIDSEDLRVLDDEEDYDEECDSSSNIESSGSDGDNEDLQIDIVEEDPLNSGDDVSEQDIADLFDTDNVIVCQYEKIHRTKNKWKFYLKDGVMSIEGKDHVFAKATGDAEW; encoded by the exons ATGGCTCACGGCAGCCCCGTG CTTTGGGAAACAAAGGTGACCCAGTCTAGAGCAACAGAAGGCTTCTTCAAACACAGCCACTGCTCTCCACGGTtcagcctgcagctgccacacagCACTCACAGCCTCTTGCAGACTTCAGCAG cTTCTTATGTCATCCAAGCTGGCCGAGGTTTtcagcatttcacagcagcaaaactg GGCCCCCCACGAGTGGGTGTGACTCTTGCTCTCCCTTCGTGTGTTGCTTACCCTTTGCAGATGCCAGCTGGGgtgatgctgcagccagcaccag ggcagctttACAAGGTGAATGTGCCTGTTGTGGTCACACAGGCCTCAGGAGATGGAAGCCTTCTCCACTGCCCTGTGCAGCAGATGTTTCATCCCCTTGGGCAAGCTTCAGTTCTGCAGGCCAGTGTCACACAGCTGAGTGCATCTGCTGCCCATGCAGCTGGTGAAacactgcagccccaggaggctgctctccagcaggctGTGCTGTTTAAACCAGGCTACGTGGAGAAACAACACCTGGAGAACTCTGCTCCCTTGGTCCAGCAGCCTTCTGTGAGTCTGCAGGAGTATGAAATTAATGCAGTGTTGAATCAGTGCAGTGAATCCACAGAAAAATTCCAGCATGACAACCTTCACACAGCTGTGTTTACTCCAGAATGCTCTGAAGGACTTTTTATTGATGAATCCTTGGCAAGCAGCTCGAGCAGCGTCCTGCTGGATGTGGAGGGGCAGCTGGACATGGAACATccggagctgctgcagcagcaggtgtCTGATGATATCATTGACCTGATTATTGCAGGGGAAAGCTTGGATGGAAATGCATTTCTGAAGGGTCAGGGCAGCATGGCTTCCTCTGACAAG ACGGAGTCTGATTTACCGCTGGAGAAAGATCTCTGCGGTGACATTGAAGGCATTAGTCAGCTCGATGGCACCGGGGACGTTTCTTCCAAGGAACAAATACCCCATACCAAAGATAAAGAAGAGAACGAGTTCATTGGCTTTATTGATTCAGAGGATCTGAGAGTTCTGGATGATGAGGAAGACTATGATGAAGAATGTGACAGTTCTTCAAACATAGAGTCCAGCGGCAGTGATGGGGACAATGAAGACCTCCAGATAGACATAGTTGAGGAG GACCCCTTGAACTCTGGTGATGATGTCAGTGAGCAGGACATTGCAGACTTGTTTGACACCGACAATGTGATCGTTTGTCAGTATGAAAAG ATACATCGAACTAAGAACAAATGGAAGTTCTACTTAAAAGATGGAGTGATGTCCATTGAGGGTAAAGATCATGTTTTTGCAAAAGCCACTGGAGATGCAGAGTGGTGA